A single Mytilus trossulus isolate FHL-02 chromosome 12, PNRI_Mtr1.1.1.hap1, whole genome shotgun sequence DNA region contains:
- the LOC134692624 gene encoding uncharacterized protein LOC134692624, with protein sequence MKRHISKELLEAERLAKQMESEELVTPLRLLLVLIISVVLVTAVSFSAANKSDYLLSSSDETINLTSVPYIYDYTKAEKTREENMEIYNQPLDQWNVEKRSGLSLDEFWDIYDGKWPVIITDVVDKWPAINWTKRFFQQNYADEKVMVKAVVNRKPAALAVDMDTFISELDTSGPNGWTYLEDELFVYAEENFFNLFPDEVRPWDCLMLWGSQFSRSSLHMDPYNWTATNAVLYGQKSWMLFPPGQDELLYIYPKRKCHFPLDCVRYDSPIDAFVPDSTKYPHFDKAQYLEVTVTTGEMLIIPTGWYHQAFNEEETLAISSQIMNRNNYLAVLEEIIKGGNISRKKLPAYFNTLLPPEGDHLGREYQ encoded by the exons ATGAAAAGACACATATCTAAAGAGCTGCTCGAAGCAGAAAGACTGGCTAAACAGATGGAGTCTGAGGAATTAGTCACACCACTACGCCTCCTATTGGTGCTCATCATTTCTGTTGTCTTGGTTACGGCTGTATCCTTTAGCGCTGCCAATAAATCAGATTATTTACTTTCCTCATCTGATGAAACAATTAATTTGACTTCAGTTCCTTATATTTATGATTACACGAAAGCTGAAAAAACAAGGGAAGAGAACATGGAAATTTATAACCAACCTTTAGATCAGTGGAACGTAGAAAAGAGGTCAGGCCTGTCCTTAGATGAATTCTGGGATATATATGATGGCAAATG GCCTGTGATAATAACAGATGTTGTTGATAAATGGCCAGCTATAAACTGGACTAAACGTTTCTTTCAACAAAATTATGCAGATGAAAAAGTTATGGTGAAAGCTGTTGTG AATAGAAAACCTGCAGCATTAGCAGTTGACATGGACACTTTTATAAGTGAGCTGGACACTTCTGGACCAAATGGTTGGACCTATCTTGAGGATgaactattt GTGTATGCAgaagaaaatttctttaatcTGTTCCCAGATGAAGTTAGACCTTGGGACTGTTTGATGTTGTGGGGTTCACAATTTTCTAGGTCCAGTTTACATATGGACCCTTACAACTGGACTGCTACCAATGCTGttttgtatggacaaaagtcatggatg cTTTTTCCACCAGGACAGGATgagttattatatatatatccaaagaGGAAATGTCATTTTCCACTGGATTGTGTCCGATATGATAG CCCAATTGATGCTTTTGTGCCAGATTCAACCAAGTACCCACATTTTGATAAAGCCCAGTATCTAGAGGTTACAGTTACTACCGGAGAAATGTTAATTATCCCAACTGGATGGTACCATCAG GCATTTAATGAAGAGGAGACTCTAGCTATTTCTAGTCAGATCATGaacagaaataattacctggctgtgttagaggaaatcattaagggagggaatatcagtagaaagaaattacctgcttatttcaatacactgctaccacctga AGGAGATCATttagggagggaatatcagtag
- the LOC134692941 gene encoding uncharacterized protein LOC134692941: RNNYLAVLEEIIKGGNISRKKLPAYFNTLLPPDQVRNNYLTVLEEIIKGGNISRKKLPAYFNTLLPPDQVKLFLSLLHKKILRKGKEVTEGVLKDMHQKKVLNS, encoded by the exons agaaataattacctggctgtgttagaggagatcattaagggagggaatatcagtagaaagaaattacctgcttatttcaatacactgctaccacctgatcaggtgagaaataattacctgactgtgttagaggagatcattaagggagggaatatcagtagaaagaaattacctgcttatttcaatacactgctaccacctgatcag GTGAAGCTGTTCTTATCTCTCCTTCATAAGAAGATTTTAAGGAAAGGTAAAGAGGTGACAGAGGGTGTATTGAAAGACATGCATCAGAAGAAAGTGTTGAACAGTTGA